ACATTCTTTCGGAACGCGTACTCACCTACCTCCCATACTCACTCTTAGGACTGTAATGCCGCTTGAGCCAATGACTCAGACCATCAAGGCCGGGAAACAGCACCCGTTCGGTGATATTGGCCTGGTCAAGCTTGTCACGAATCTCCCATTTGAGTTCAGCGGGAATAATGATCTTCTGCCACAATTCCGGGTGGCTGCTCAACCACTCGTTGACCAACATCGTCGAGTCGGGCATGACGGTAAACATGCTGTACTGATTGATAATGCGATCATCAATCGAGGGCGGCTCAACGAAAATCAGGTAATCGCCCTCACCGATCTTCGGTAATTCATTGAGGCAACCGACACACTGGCTGAGCATCTCCATAGTGAAGACATTGGCGCCCTCCTCTTCGAGCTTGAGACGAAACCGCTCCGGCAATTTCTGATGGGCCAACAGGTAATTAACCGACCAAATCACCCCATTACAATCAAAACGCTCCAGGTTGGCCGTGGCAAAATGCAGGGCAATGTACGGTGAATAGGTCCAGTCCATCAGTCGGGTCGGCAAGCCGTGATGCTGGGCCAGGGCCAGCCAGTGCCAGACCGAGTCCCGCTCAACCATGCTGCGGTGGGCATATTTCTTAAAGTTACGCAGTAGGTGGCGTTCCAAAATACTGTAATCACCGCCAAGTCGCATCAGAGTGGTGGCCAGTTCATAATTCTCATCGGACAGGCCACGAAACGCTAAACGCGACCGAAAACGGCCGATCTCATCATCCCACGACTCGGCAAATAACATGTCATGCAGTTGAGCCCAACTGCGCGCATAAATTTCCGACATAATCCCCCCTTGTCATAGCATCTGTCTCAAGTATACGCTGCACAGCTTATAATTCAGCACTGTTAGGCAACAATGATGAACAAAAAAAGCCGCAATCCAAAGATTGCGGCTTGTGACGAGAGCATCGTCGCGTAGTCAAAATTGCTGCGCTAAGAATCCCGTATTTATTGCGCGCTTTGCTGTTGCTGCAACAGGGTGCGACCGACCCAGTTTTTGGCAAACTGGTAGGCCGTGCGACCGCAACGCTTGCTTTTGTCATGAGACCATTGGATGGCGTCCATTTCTAACGACTTGCTCCAGGGGATATCGATGTTGCGCTCACGACCGAAACGCTCCACACACAAGCGTACCGCATCGAGATAGCGCTCCTGGGTAAAAACATGGAAAGCGATCCACAAACCAAAGCGGTCCGACAGAGAGACCTTCTCCTCCATGGCTTCACTCTGCTGCAACTCCCCTTTAACGTACTTGCCGCCAAGGTGATCGCCTTCATATTCCGGCAGCAGATGACGCCGGTTGGAGGTGACGTAAATCAACACATTTTCCGGAGCCGAGTACACCGAGCCATCCAGAGCACTTTTAAGCATCTTGTAACTCAACTCGCCGACCTCAAAGGTTAAGTCATCACACAGCAGAATAAAGCGATACGGCTCATTTTCAACGGCCGCAAAGATCTCCGACAGGTAAATCAGATCCTCTTTTTCCACCTGAATCACCCGTAAGCCCTTTGAGGCAAACTCGTTGAGCAACGCTTTGACCAGAGAGGATTTCCCGGTACCGCGTGATCCCCATAATAAAGCGTTATTAGCCGGCAGTCCGGCAATGAATTGACGAGTGTTATTCACCAGAATCTCTTTTTGTTCTTCCACGCCCAGCAACTCTTCAAGACGAGTGGTGTCGGTGACCTTGACCGGCTCAAGAAAGCCGGAGAACGAATGGCGACGCCAGTTGGCTGCAGGACAATTGGCCCAGTCGACAGACCTGACAGGTTTGGGGAGGAGTTGTTCAACAGAACTGAGCACCCGTTCGAGTTGCTCAATCATCTCAGGTTTCAAATTCATCGTAAGACCTTTTTTGTATTGGAGTTTTTTACGACTGGATACGTAGCAGTCAGTATTGGTCGTCTTGTATACGTGAGCCAAGGGAAAGTGTCAAATTTTTCTGCTAAACATCAAACAGGGTTTGATGAATACGCAACATCAGAAAAGCACAATCAGACAAAAAAGAGGGTTACGAGGATGGAGAAGAGAAAGGTTAAAAAAGGGGCAGCGCGAAATACCTGCGCCGCCCCAGGGGAAATCAATCAAGAAGATTGAGTTTTTTGAGTACGATTTCTGAAGCAATCAGGGAGCCGACAACGACAGCGAACCATCCGGCAATCAAAAGAAACGTCATGATTTTCTCCTTAGTATTTTTCGTCGCTACCTTCAACAAACAAATCCGCTTCGGTGAGCTTACGCTTGTCCAGCAGGCTCCACACATACCAGACATAAGCCAGAACAAACGGAATCGCCAAAGCGATGTAGCTCATTGCCGTCAGGGTATAGTGACTGCTCGAAGCATTGGCAATGGTCAAGCTGCTCTGCAAGTCAAATTTGGAAGGATAGAACGCCGTATTGTTGTAACCGGCAATAGAGAACACGGCCAGAACCACCAGGACCGTGCCCAGACCGGCAAACCAGATCCCTTTGCGGCTGCCCATAAAGCGTGTGGCAACAACGCCCCACACCACCAGAACCAGACCGACCAGCAGGAAGCCAAGACCATTGATCGGCATGGCCAGCAAATTATTGAGATACTTGCCTTTCTCCATGAAGACCGTTCCGGTCGCCGGATCGACGGCATAACCTTCCATCACCAGCAATTGGATCAGCACATAGAGCAGGAACGGCAGCAGAAGAAGAAGATTTTTAAAGGCTGCGTTGCGGGTACGCTCAATCAGCACCTCATGCTCAATGTTGTTATTGAGATACAGAGCACCGAGAACACGCGCCAGGAACACCAGGAAGATGCCGAAGCTCAGGTTGAACAGACTGAAAGCCGCTTCAATCCCCCGTCCCGGATGCTCCCAGGTGACAAAATTATAGTCGCTGAGGCTGAAATTTGAACCGGTGAAAAAAGTACCGACCGCTGCGCCGATCAACAGAACCCCAACGGTACCATTGATGAACAGGAACACTTCATAGGTTTTGGCACCAAGAAAGTTATCCGGTTTGCGACGGTACTCGTAACTGACCGCCTGGACGATAAATGTGAACAGAATCAGCATCCACACCCAGTACGCACCACCAAAGCTGGTGGAATAAAACAGGGGAAAGGCTGCAAAGA
This region of uncultured Desulfuromonas sp. genomic DNA includes:
- a CDS encoding FRG domain-containing protein, which gives rise to MSEIYARSWAQLHDMLFAESWDDEIGRFRSRLAFRGLSDENYELATTLMRLGGDYSILERHLLRNFKKYAHRSMVERDSVWHWLALAQHHGLPTRLMDWTYSPYIALHFATANLERFDCNGVIWSVNYLLAHQKLPERFRLKLEEEGANVFTMEMLSQCVGCLNELPKIGEGDYLIFVEPPSIDDRIINQYSMFTVMPDSTMLVNEWLSSHPELWQKIIIPAELKWEIRDKLDQANITERVLFPGLDGLSHWLKRHYSPKSEYGR
- a CDS encoding ATP-binding protein; this encodes MNLKPEMIEQLERVLSSVEQLLPKPVRSVDWANCPAANWRRHSFSGFLEPVKVTDTTRLEELLGVEEQKEILVNNTRQFIAGLPANNALLWGSRGTGKSSLVKALLNEFASKGLRVIQVEKEDLIYLSEIFAAVENEPYRFILLCDDLTFEVGELSYKMLKSALDGSVYSAPENVLIYVTSNRRHLLPEYEGDHLGGKYVKGELQQSEAMEEKVSLSDRFGLWIAFHVFTQERYLDAVRLCVERFGRERNIDIPWSKSLEMDAIQWSHDKSKRCGRTAYQFAKNWVGRTLLQQQQSAQ
- the cydB gene encoding cytochrome d ubiquinol oxidase subunit II, which produces MGSLDLSQLQHLWWLLVSVVGALFVFLMFVQGGQGLLLTIARTETEKTLVVNSLGKKWELTFTTLVLFGGAFFAAFPLFYSTSFGGAYWVWMLILFTFIVQAVSYEYRRKPDNFLGAKTYEVFLFINGTVGVLLIGAAVGTFFTGSNFSLSDYNFVTWEHPGRGIEAAFSLFNLSFGIFLVFLARVLGALYLNNNIEHEVLIERTRNAAFKNLLLLLPFLLYVLIQLLVMEGYAVDPATGTVFMEKGKYLNNLLAMPINGLGFLLVGLVLVVWGVVATRFMGSRKGIWFAGLGTVLVVLAVFSIAGYNNTAFYPSKFDLQSSLTIANASSSHYTLTAMSYIALAIPFVLAYVWYVWSLLDKRKLTEADLFVEGSDEKY